The following are encoded in a window of Acidobacteriota bacterium genomic DNA:
- a CDS encoding sulfatase-like hydrolase/transferase codes for MPVLVAAAAGLVLVLRPRDPAARLARLWSAAGVVKPNVILVTLDTTRADHLACYGYAGVSTPNLDAIAGRGVLFEQAATAAPLTLPAHTTIMTGMLPTYHGVRVNGNTALGEDQTTLAEVLAGRGYETGAFIGAFVLDGRWGLKQGFAHYDDQFDLKKYKHLDLGEVQRPGNEVMDAALAWLETARGKPFFAWVHLYDPHVPYAPPEPYASEYGRRGPYGAYDGEIAFMDSQIGRLTEWLSRGGLDKSTVVVLVGDHGESLGSHGESTHGYFVYDYSMHVPFLVETPFVALRGKRVPAGVSTADVFPTILGLVGAQSPVKVQGRSLVGLMFDPARKDEVPAYGEAMASNIQFGWSSLHALRTPRYKYIDAPRPELYDLAADAGEQVNLFDRAPDTARRMKGQLDRLMAETGRDAPAPQAADLDKETMERLSALGYVGAPVAPRRASGGGGPLADPKDKLPVFMAVTRAGELILENKYAEAAASLESALREEPSIPQALLLLSTCYVELGRPAEAKAELDILLKNDPESVPGLTSLANILLDEGRQDDVLALGKRILSVDEKNTQACTLIGEVYLERRDYAGALPYLEKAVETQPKITRTRLTLAACRVGAKQYGQAETELQAILAESPKFPLANFNLGLLCEEQGRLDEARASYAAEIAAFPQNYKARFNLGRVLFRLGDKAGSLAEMRQVVALAPKLAEGRLMLGRGLLDAGASLNEVQAEVEKGLSLAGTPELKALGYFLMADIYDRRGDAARMNQALARANSFKVTKE; via the coding sequence GTGCCGGTCCTCGTCGCTGCGGCCGCCGGGCTGGTCCTGGTCCTGCGGCCCCGCGATCCGGCGGCGCGCCTGGCCCGCCTTTGGTCGGCGGCGGGCGTCGTCAAGCCCAACGTCATCCTGGTGACCCTCGACACGACCCGGGCCGACCACCTGGCCTGCTACGGCTATGCCGGGGTCTCCACGCCTAACCTGGACGCCATCGCCGGCCGCGGCGTCCTCTTCGAGCAGGCGGCCACGGCCGCGCCGCTGACCCTGCCGGCCCACACGACCATCATGACCGGGATGCTGCCGACCTATCACGGCGTCCGGGTCAACGGCAACACCGCGCTCGGCGAGGACCAGACGACGCTGGCCGAGGTCCTGGCGGGCCGGGGCTACGAGACCGGGGCCTTCATCGGCGCCTTCGTCCTCGACGGCCGCTGGGGCCTGAAGCAGGGCTTCGCCCACTACGACGACCAGTTCGACCTCAAGAAGTACAAGCATCTCGACCTGGGCGAGGTCCAGAGGCCCGGCAACGAGGTCATGGACGCCGCTCTGGCCTGGCTCGAGACCGCCAGGGGCAAGCCCTTTTTCGCCTGGGTCCATCTCTACGACCCGCACGTGCCCTACGCCCCGCCCGAGCCCTACGCCTCCGAGTACGGCCGCCGCGGCCCGTACGGGGCCTACGACGGCGAGATCGCCTTCATGGACTCCCAGATCGGCCGCCTGACCGAGTGGCTGTCCCGGGGCGGCCTGGACAAGTCGACGGTCGTCGTCCTGGTCGGCGATCACGGCGAGTCCCTCGGCAGCCACGGCGAGAGCACGCACGGCTACTTCGTCTACGACTATTCCATGCACGTGCCGTTCCTGGTGGAGACGCCGTTCGTTGCGCTCCGGGGCAAGCGGGTGCCCGCCGGGGTCAGCACGGCCGACGTCTTCCCGACCATCCTCGGCCTCGTTGGAGCCCAGTCTCCGGTCAAGGTCCAGGGCCGGTCGCTCGTCGGGCTGATGTTCGACCCGGCCCGCAAGGACGAGGTCCCCGCCTACGGCGAGGCGATGGCCTCGAACATCCAGTTCGGCTGGAGCTCCCTCCATGCCCTGAGGACGCCGCGGTACAAGTACATCGACGCCCCGCGCCCCGAGCTCTACGATCTCGCCGCGGACGCCGGGGAGCAGGTCAACCTCTTCGACCGGGCCCCGGACACCGCCCGGCGGATGAAGGGCCAGCTCGACCGGCTCATGGCCGAGACGGGCCGGGACGCGCCCGCGCCGCAGGCGGCCGATCTCGACAAGGAGACCATGGAGCGGCTGTCCGCCCTCGGCTACGTCGGCGCTCCCGTCGCGCCCAGAAGGGCATCGGGCGGCGGCGGCCCGCTGGCCGATCCCAAGGACAAGCTGCCCGTTTTCATGGCCGTCACCCGGGCCGGCGAGCTGATCCTCGAGAACAAGTACGCCGAAGCCGCGGCCTCCCTCGAATCCGCTCTCCGCGAGGAGCCGTCCATCCCCCAGGCCCTGCTGCTCCTCTCGACCTGCTACGTCGAGCTCGGGCGCCCGGCCGAGGCCAAGGCCGAGCTGGACATCCTGCTGAAAAACGATCCGGAAAGCGTCCCCGGCCTGACCAGCCTGGCCAACATCCTGCTCGACGAGGGCCGGCAGGACGACGTCCTGGCCCTCGGCAAGCGGATCCTCTCGGTCGACGAGAAGAACACCCAGGCCTGCACCCTGATCGGCGAGGTCTACCTCGAGCGGCGGGATTATGCCGGGGCCCTGCCGTACCTGGAGAAGGCCGTCGAGACCCAGCCGAAGATCACCCGGACGCGCCTGACCCTGGCCGCGTGCCGGGTCGGGGCGAAACAGTACGGCCAGGCGGAAACGGAGCTCCAGGCCATCCTGGCCGAGTCCCCCAAGTTCCCCCTGGCCAACTTCAACCTGGGCCTGCTCTGCGAGGAGCAGGGCCGGCTAGACGAGGCCCGGGCCTCCTACGCGGCCGAGATCGCGGCCTTCCCGCAGAACTACAAGGCCCGCTTCAACCTCGGCCGGGTCCTTTTCCGGCTGGGCGACAAGGCCGGTTCGCTGGCCGAGATGCGGCAGGTCGTGGCCCTGGCCCCCAAGCTGGCCGAGGGCCGGCTGATGCTCGGCCGGGGCCTGCTCGACGCCGGCGCCTCCCTCAACGAGGTCCAGGCCGAGGTGGAGAAGGGGCTGTCGCTGGCCGGGACGCCGGAGCTCAAGGCCCTGGGGTATTTCCTGATGGCCGACATCTACGACCGGCGCGGCGACGCGGCCCGCATGAACCAGGCGCTCGCGAGAGCGAATTCCTTCAAGGTCACAAAGGAGTGA
- a CDS encoding polysaccharide deacetylase family protein: MTGLSRSRATEAGRSRAAGLRAAVRGAALAAVMGTALAAASCRSGPPAAGSDPCRTFLCDHDGIIRGGTAARRLSLIFTGGSFADGGEVIRRTLREEGVKAAFFFTGDFYRTPEFDGTIRGLIADGHYLGAHSDKHLLYCPWEDREKTLVGRDEFRADIEANFREMARFGIRRENARFFIPPYEWYNRDIAAWARGMGLALFNFTPGTSSNADYTTPSMPEYLPSQTIYDRILAYEEKDPRGLNGFLLLVHIGTDPERTDKFYLRLGDLIRELEKRGYEFVRIDELLRLE, encoded by the coding sequence ATGACGGGTCTCTCCCGGTCTCGGGCGACGGAAGCCGGGCGGAGCCGGGCCGCCGGCCTCCGGGCCGCGGTCAGGGGGGCGGCGCTGGCCGCGGTCATGGGCACGGCCCTGGCTGCCGCCTCGTGCCGGAGCGGGCCGCCGGCGGCCGGCTCTGACCCGTGCCGGACCTTCCTCTGCGACCACGACGGCATAATCCGCGGCGGCACGGCCGCGCGCCGGCTGTCGCTCATCTTCACCGGCGGGTCGTTCGCCGACGGCGGCGAGGTCATCCGCCGGACCCTGCGGGAGGAAGGCGTCAAGGCCGCCTTCTTCTTCACCGGGGACTTCTACAGGACGCCGGAATTCGACGGGACGATCCGGGGGCTCATCGCCGACGGGCATTACCTCGGCGCCCATTCCGACAAGCACCTGCTCTACTGCCCCTGGGAGGACCGGGAAAAGACGCTGGTCGGCCGCGACGAGTTCCGGGCCGACATCGAGGCCAATTTCCGGGAGATGGCCCGCTTCGGCATCCGGCGGGAGAACGCCCGCTTCTTCATCCCGCCCTACGAGTGGTACAACCGCGACATCGCCGCCTGGGCCCGGGGGATGGGCCTGGCCCTCTTCAATTTCACGCCGGGCACGTCCTCCAACGCCGACTACACGACGCCGTCCATGCCCGAGTACCTTCCGTCGCAAACGATCTACGACCGCATCCTGGCCTACGAGGAAAAGGACCCCCGCGGCCTCAACGGCTTCCTCCTTCTCGTCCACATCGGGACCGACCCCGAGCGCACGGACAAGTTCTACCTGCGCCTCGGCGATCTCATCAGGGAGCTCGAGAAGCGCGGCTACGAGTTCGTCCGCATCGACGAATTATTGCGCTTGGAATAG
- a CDS encoding TonB-dependent receptor codes for MAKKLLVGMITAAVCLAFVAVPAARAQSILDGKLTGTITEASGEPLPGVSVEITSPALISGKRATVTSAKGTYVFLNLPVGVYKIAASLPGFKTTVQDKVGISAGGAMEVNLNMEPGSIEEQITVLAASPIIDTKSSAIDSKLENQMISRLPTSRDAFYDLSLTTPGMFDHGSNAGWLPSPTAYSGSSNENVFLVNGVNATNPRGSSFGSLVKVNYNAVEEVRVVALGSKAEYGSFSGAAIDVLTKSGSNSFHGNAGVYFEPVKWRHSNMPGDAETYGKSWLWITKPDSPANNLYGAPVSGDRDYEINATLGGPVVKDKIWFYGGFDYYNAVSHRARWSIPVPSNSKYWDLKVSAEPFTKHRAWISYHHENSDYSGGSWGSEPQWDTSMTYGVATGNDTVSGQWQFLPTSTTIITAKYLGFWTNDTPHVPSDAPDHPGYINWWKWATYGINGAFPYIEGWKSMRQTIQVDGSHYAENFLGEHDIKFGAQFTKGRSNTLNGYFQNYCNFLYPYRWTQNVGYMQSWYGDTGLIFYNYHDAVNPFLTVATSDSLAFFFDDQWNPVKRLTVNLGLRYDRMTTKYGHGFEYAPLTTPTDIGHPTVLRVRDDTPNIFDFRTWSPRLGLTYQLTKDAKTIARMSYGRYYLPITVEYLRRYGPDAPLVTRTTEFYSVPWDQADLNGDGLIDTNETRAAARVVGSLEPYDTVSYAPSDRFSWRLNTDPNLKDQFTDQFTVSLEREILKDFSVSGTFILKHSADIFANIPVLRTGVPALDLAAGDYWPYDRVPFTDLDGNTVELYSIKWLDYNQDGEVNGSDIHWIGQNSDYRVENMRSFDGIKPKRDFQGYQLVFNKRYAHRWQMLGSLLYSHSKGMANRIYSQDMNFEGPMVTDNNWMSSLNYTINNMTGPLPFTPKFEFKLSGSYTVPGVEVDLGARFRLHTGRPVWELVDIPVHSEWSNPANSVIGAGTGYIVGSDHPLYLPTQAILDFRLEKAIPIAKYGAVHVVLDVFNLFNTNTPTSIDYQYEFGKVGGIVAPRSFRLSFLYEF; via the coding sequence ATGGCGAAAAAACTCCTAGTGGGCATGATCACCGCTGCGGTTTGCCTGGCTTTCGTCGCCGTCCCCGCGGCCCGGGCCCAGTCCATCCTGGACGGCAAGCTCACGGGCACGATCACGGAGGCCTCGGGAGAGCCGCTTCCGGGCGTTTCCGTCGAGATCACCAGTCCGGCCTTGATCTCGGGCAAGCGGGCGACGGTCACCTCCGCCAAGGGCACCTATGTCTTCCTCAACCTGCCGGTCGGGGTTTACAAGATCGCGGCCAGCCTGCCGGGCTTCAAGACCACCGTGCAGGACAAGGTCGGCATCTCGGCCGGCGGCGCCATGGAGGTCAACCTGAATATGGAGCCGGGCTCGATCGAGGAGCAGATCACGGTCCTGGCGGCCAGCCCGATCATCGACACCAAGAGCTCGGCCATCGACTCCAAGCTCGAGAACCAGATGATCAGCCGGCTGCCGACCAGCCGTGACGCGTTCTACGACCTGTCGCTGACGACGCCGGGCATGTTCGACCACGGCAGCAACGCCGGCTGGCTCCCGAGCCCGACGGCCTATAGCGGCTCGTCGAACGAGAACGTCTTCCTGGTCAACGGCGTCAACGCCACCAACCCCCGCGGCTCGTCCTTCGGCTCCCTGGTCAAGGTCAACTACAACGCCGTCGAGGAGGTCCGCGTCGTCGCCCTCGGATCCAAGGCCGAGTACGGCAGCTTCTCGGGCGCGGCCATTGACGTCCTGACGAAGTCCGGGAGCAACAGCTTCCACGGCAACGCCGGCGTCTATTTCGAGCCGGTCAAATGGCGGCATTCGAACATGCCGGGCGATGCCGAGACCTACGGCAAGAGCTGGCTCTGGATCACCAAACCTGACTCCCCGGCCAACAATCTCTACGGCGCGCCGGTGTCCGGCGACCGCGACTACGAGATCAACGCCACCCTGGGCGGGCCGGTCGTCAAGGACAAGATCTGGTTCTACGGCGGCTTCGACTACTACAACGCGGTCAGCCACCGGGCCCGCTGGAGCATCCCGGTCCCCAGCAACTCGAAGTACTGGGACCTCAAGGTCTCGGCCGAGCCTTTCACCAAGCACCGGGCCTGGATCTCGTACCACCACGAGAACAGCGACTACAGCGGCGGCAGCTGGGGCAGCGAGCCCCAGTGGGACACCTCGATGACCTACGGCGTCGCGACCGGGAACGACACCGTCTCGGGCCAGTGGCAGTTCCTGCCGACCAGCACGACCATCATCACGGCCAAGTACCTGGGATTCTGGACCAACGACACGCCGCACGTCCCCTCGGACGCCCCGGACCACCCCGGCTACATCAACTGGTGGAAATGGGCGACCTACGGCATCAACGGCGCCTTCCCCTACATCGAGGGCTGGAAGTCGATGCGGCAGACCATCCAGGTCGACGGCTCCCACTACGCCGAGAACTTCCTCGGGGAGCACGACATCAAGTTCGGGGCCCAGTTCACCAAGGGCCGCAGCAACACCCTGAACGGCTACTTCCAGAACTATTGCAACTTCCTCTATCCCTATCGCTGGACCCAGAACGTCGGGTACATGCAGAGCTGGTACGGCGACACGGGCCTCATCTTCTACAACTACCATGACGCCGTCAATCCGTTCCTGACCGTGGCCACGTCCGACTCGCTGGCCTTCTTCTTCGACGACCAGTGGAACCCGGTCAAGCGGCTGACCGTCAACCTGGGGCTGCGCTACGACCGGATGACGACGAAGTACGGCCACGGCTTCGAATACGCGCCCCTGACCACGCCCACGGACATCGGCCACCCGACGGTCCTCCGGGTCCGGGACGATACGCCGAATATCTTCGACTTCAGGACCTGGTCGCCGCGCCTCGGCCTGACCTACCAGCTGACCAAGGACGCCAAGACCATCGCCCGGATGAGCTACGGCCGCTACTATCTGCCGATCACGGTCGAGTACCTCCGCCGCTACGGCCCGGACGCCCCGCTCGTCACCCGCACCACCGAGTTCTACAGCGTCCCCTGGGACCAGGCCGACCTCAACGGCGACGGCTTGATCGACACGAACGAGACCCGGGCCGCGGCCCGGGTGGTCGGCAGCCTGGAGCCCTACGATACCGTCAGCTACGCGCCGTCGGACCGCTTCTCCTGGAGGCTGAACACCGACCCGAACCTCAAGGACCAGTTCACCGACCAGTTCACGGTCAGCCTCGAGCGGGAGATCCTCAAGGACTTCTCGGTCAGCGGCACCTTCATCCTCAAGCATTCGGCCGATATCTTCGCCAACATCCCGGTCCTGCGGACCGGCGTCCCGGCGCTCGACCTGGCCGCGGGCGATTACTGGCCCTATGACCGCGTGCCGTTCACCGACCTCGACGGCAACACGGTCGAGCTCTACAGCATCAAGTGGCTCGACTACAACCAGGACGGCGAGGTCAACGGCTCCGACATCCACTGGATCGGACAGAACTCCGACTACCGGGTCGAGAACATGAGGTCATTCGACGGGATCAAGCCCAAGCGCGACTTCCAGGGCTACCAGCTCGTCTTCAACAAGCGCTACGCGCACCGCTGGCAGATGCTGGGCTCCTTGCTCTACTCCCATTCGAAGGGCATGGCCAACCGCATCTACTCCCAGGACATGAACTTCGAAGGCCCGATGGTCACCGACAACAACTGGATGAGCTCGCTGAACTACACGATCAACAACATGACCGGCCCGCTGCCGTTCACCCCCAAGTTCGAGTTCAAGCTGTCCGGGTCGTACACCGTCCCGGGCGTCGAGGTGGATCTGGGCGCCCGCTTCCGCCTGCACACCGGCCGCCCGGTCTGGGAGCTCGTGGACATCCCTGTCCACTCGGAGTGGAGCAACCCGGCTAACAGCGTCATCGGCGCTGGCACCGGGTACATCGTCGGATCGGACCATCCGCTCTACCTGCCGACCCAGGCCATCCTGGACTTCCGGCTGGAGAAGGCCATCCCCATCGCCAAGTACGGGGCGGTCCACGTCGTCCTCGACGTCTTCAACCTGTTCAACACCAACACGCCGACCTCCATCGATTATCAGTACGAGTTCGGCAAGGTCGGCGGCATCGTCGCGCCCCGATCGTTCCGGCTGAGCTTCCTGTACGAGTTCTAG
- a CDS encoding tetratricopeptide repeat protein has product MRSRIGLNGLAAAVIASGVFLAAPLAAQYREYHVAGTVIDPQKHAVAGVEVTIRDTVSSRSFSTKTDKKGGFKFVGLPRGDYKVVFKKEGYADKEDEWKLLTPQAQMEKVEIPPVVMATEALVREVARLKEAESGVKEGSEKIRQGDYDGALASLKAVLDKNPQDPNALYLSGIALLRKNMIEEAAADFIKVTELSPTFAAAFFQLGACYQRQNKPEQALAQYGKAAALDPSNADLLYNSGLVLFGLNRVDEALASFEKALALKPDDPAYLEMAGRCYVNKSDFLKAVEYLEKARAGVTDPERVKFLGDLIESLKSQIKK; this is encoded by the coding sequence ATGAGATCCCGAATCGGCCTTAACGGCTTAGCGGCGGCGGTCATCGCCTCTGGCGTTTTCCTGGCCGCGCCCCTGGCCGCCCAGTACCGGGAGTACCACGTCGCCGGCACGGTCATCGACCCCCAGAAGCACGCCGTCGCCGGCGTCGAGGTCACCATCCGCGACACGGTTTCCAGCCGCAGCTTCTCGACCAAGACCGACAAGAAGGGCGGCTTCAAGTTCGTCGGCCTGCCCCGCGGCGACTACAAGGTCGTCTTCAAGAAGGAAGGCTACGCGGACAAGGAGGACGAGTGGAAGCTCCTGACGCCCCAGGCCCAGATGGAGAAGGTCGAGATCCCGCCTGTCGTCATGGCCACGGAGGCGCTCGTCCGGGAGGTAGCCCGTCTCAAGGAGGCCGAGTCCGGGGTGAAGGAAGGTTCCGAGAAGATCCGGCAGGGCGATTACGACGGCGCGCTGGCCTCGCTCAAGGCCGTGCTCGACAAGAACCCGCAGGATCCCAACGCCCTCTATCTCTCGGGGATCGCCTTGCTCCGCAAGAACATGATCGAAGAGGCCGCGGCCGACTTCATCAAGGTCACCGAGCTCAGCCCGACGTTCGCCGCCGCTTTCTTCCAGCTGGGCGCCTGCTACCAGCGCCAGAACAAGCCCGAGCAGGCCCTGGCCCAATACGGCAAGGCCGCCGCCCTGGACCCTTCCAACGCCGACCTGCTCTATAACTCCGGCCTCGTCCTGTTCGGGCTGAACCGGGTCGACGAGGCCCTGGCCAGCTTCGAGAAGGCCCTGGCCCTGAAGCCGGACGATCCTGCCTATCTTGAGATGGCCGGACGCTGCTATGTCAACAAGTCCGACTTCCTCAAGGCCGTCGAGTACCTCGAAAAGGCCAGGGCGGGCGTGACGGATCCGGAGCGCGTCAAGTTCCTAGGGGACCTCATCGAATCGCTGAAGTCCCAGATCAAGAAGTAG
- a CDS encoding GWxTD domain-containing protein — protein MIATKRLAALLLLLALSAAPAAGQPKPSLPDRYDKWLNEEVPYLITKHEREVFLKLQTDRERDIFVEAFWKHRDPDPATPRNEYEEEHYKRLNYANSVYGRSTPVPGWKTDRGRIYILLGPPKNVEAFTDINGVYPVEIWFYLGDQSLGLPAGFNVIFFKRNGTGDFILYSPAGDGPGSLVADMMGGYRDSARGTGASSSDQAAYKALKELAPNLAPQTLSLIPGETVYPGRESLASNRLMAQIYAAPQKKVETAYADAILKYKDFVDVEYTANYVAGQMLVQVIRDPDGASFVNYTIEPARITAEESGGGYEVRFRLTGRVSDGTGRTVYQFDKDFPVSLTAAELESVRAQSLSVQDAFPLLPGRYNFDILVKNVLSKEFTGSSQTIDVPEPGGSARLSPLLLAYGAESRPSGAAGERVPFKAGQTQLLCQAQKTFASADRLILFFQVYGATEALRSSASLRYDFLREDKPFRTRTARLAAGPAGETVIEPQPLADFPPGYYQARVTLLDGQGREMASAKENFEVSPAPAVPRPRVVSSVGAAPEGGEDLFATGLQAMNLGDLETARARLAAAQARAPRRPDIAVAYAQALFRLKDYRRVKEVLGPWTGAEAPAPEVPALYGQACHALGEYQEAIKHYADYLARFGANIDILNWLGTCHYQLGNTAEALAAWTKSLEINPGQDKLRALVDSIKKK, from the coding sequence ATGATCGCGACCAAGCGTCTCGCCGCCCTCCTGCTCCTCCTCGCCCTTTCAGCCGCCCCCGCCGCCGGCCAGCCCAAGCCGTCCCTGCCGGACCGCTACGACAAGTGGCTCAACGAGGAGGTCCCGTACCTCATCACCAAGCACGAGCGGGAGGTCTTCCTCAAGCTCCAGACCGACAGGGAGCGGGACATCTTCGTCGAGGCCTTCTGGAAGCACCGCGACCCCGACCCGGCGACGCCGCGCAACGAGTACGAGGAGGAGCACTACAAGCGCCTGAATTACGCCAACTCCGTCTACGGACGGTCAACGCCGGTCCCCGGCTGGAAGACTGACCGCGGCCGCATCTACATCCTCCTCGGCCCGCCGAAGAACGTCGAGGCGTTCACCGACATCAACGGCGTCTACCCGGTCGAGATCTGGTTCTATCTCGGCGATCAATCGCTCGGCCTGCCGGCCGGGTTCAACGTCATCTTCTTCAAGCGCAACGGCACGGGCGATTTCATCCTCTATTCGCCGGCCGGGGACGGCCCGGGCAGCCTGGTCGCCGACATGATGGGCGGCTACCGGGACTCGGCCCGCGGGACCGGGGCCTCGTCCTCCGATCAGGCCGCCTACAAGGCCCTCAAGGAGCTGGCCCCGAACCTGGCGCCCCAGACCCTGAGCCTGATCCCGGGCGAGACCGTCTACCCGGGCCGCGAATCGCTGGCCTCGAACCGGCTGATGGCCCAGATCTACGCGGCGCCGCAGAAGAAGGTCGAGACCGCCTACGCCGACGCCATCCTGAAATACAAGGATTTCGTCGACGTCGAGTACACGGCCAACTACGTCGCCGGCCAGATGCTGGTCCAGGTCATCCGCGATCCGGACGGCGCGAGCTTCGTTAATTACACGATCGAGCCGGCCCGGATCACCGCTGAGGAGTCCGGCGGGGGCTACGAGGTCCGCTTCCGGCTGACCGGCCGGGTCTCCGACGGGACCGGCAGGACGGTCTACCAGTTCGACAAGGATTTCCCGGTCAGCCTGACGGCCGCCGAGCTCGAGAGCGTCCGGGCCCAATCGCTGTCCGTGCAGGACGCCTTCCCGCTCCTCCCAGGCCGCTACAACTTCGACATCCTGGTCAAGAACGTCCTGTCCAAGGAGTTCACCGGCTCGTCCCAGACGATCGACGTCCCGGAGCCCGGCGGGAGCGCGCGGCTGAGCCCGCTGCTCCTGGCCTACGGGGCCGAGAGCCGGCCGTCCGGCGCGGCCGGCGAGCGCGTGCCGTTCAAGGCCGGCCAGACCCAGCTCCTGTGCCAGGCGCAGAAGACCTTCGCCTCCGCCGACCGGCTCATCCTTTTCTTCCAGGTCTACGGGGCGACCGAGGCGCTCCGGAGCTCGGCCTCGCTGCGCTACGATTTCCTCCGGGAGGACAAGCCGTTCCGGACGAGGACCGCGCGCCTGGCGGCCGGCCCGGCCGGCGAGACCGTGATCGAGCCCCAGCCCCTCGCGGATTTCCCGCCCGGCTATTATCAGGCCCGGGTGACCCTCCTCGACGGCCAGGGGCGGGAGATGGCCTCGGCCAAGGAGAACTTCGAGGTTTCGCCCGCCCCGGCGGTGCCCCGGCCGCGCGTCGTCTCCAGCGTCGGCGCGGCCCCTGAGGGCGGGGAGGACCTTTTCGCCACTGGGCTCCAGGCAATGAACCTGGGCGACCTGGAAACCGCCAGGGCCAGGCTGGCCGCGGCCCAGGCCCGCGCCCCGCGGCGGCCCGACATCGCCGTGGCCTACGCCCAGGCGCTCTTCCGGTTGAAGGATTACCGGCGCGTCAAGGAGGTCCTCGGGCCCTGGACGGGCGCCGAGGCCCCGGCGCCCGAGGTCCCGGCGCTCTACGGCCAGGCCTGTCACGCCCTCGGCGAATATCAGGAGGCGATCAAGCACTATGCGGACTACCTGGCCCGCTTCGGCGCCAACATCGATATCCTGAACTGGCTGGGCACCTGCCACTACCAGCTCGGGAACACGGCCGAGGCCCTCGCGGCCTGGACGAAATCGCTCGAGATCAACCCCGGCCAGGACAAGCTCCGGGCGCTCGTCGACTCGATCAAGAAAAAGTAG